Part of the Acidimicrobiia bacterium genome is shown below.
CACGCTCTGGTCGAGCAGGTAGTGCAGCACCACGACCTCGCGTTGCCGGCGTGGAAGCGCGGCGAGCAGCCGGTGGATGTCGATCGCGGTCTCCCGCGCGCCGTACGGCTCGGTCGCGTTGCGTTCGGCCGTCGCCGTCAACCAATAGACCGCGCGCCGCTCCGATGCGCGCCGCCGGATCCCGCCGCGCGCGACGTTGATCGCTACGACGCGAATCCACGCGCCGAGCACTTCGATGTCGTCACCGCGCTCGACCCGTTCCCACGCGCGGGCGCAGGCCTCGTCGACGGCGTCGCGCGCGGCGTCGACACTGCCGGTGATGAGGCGGACCGCCGCGACCAACCGCGGGTAGTCGAAGACGTAGAAGTCGTCGAAGCGACGGTCGCTCACTCGGGGCTCCCCACACCGGAATGACGCGCCGGCGGATCGAAAGGTTGCACGCGATCCTCTAGGGACCGGCGCGTGCCGGCCTCGCGTTCCTGGTGCTGCCGACGAGCTCGCCGTCGTCGCGGGTCACCGTGAAGGTGTCGCCGTCGAACGTAGTGTGCCAGCCCCACCGGTGGATCAGGTGGTGATGGTACGGGCAGAGCAGGACGAGGTTGCCGACCTTGGTGTGCCCGCCGAAGATCCACGCGAGGACGTGGTGCACGTCGCACCACCGCGCGCGCCGGCCGCAACCCGGGAACCGGCAGCGGCAGTCGCGCGCCACGACGGCGCGTCGCATCGGCTTCGGAACGTCGTGCGCGAGCCGGCCGATGTCGAGCGGCCGGCGGCCGGCACCCATGATGATGCGCTCGACGTTCGCGTCGCAGAGCAGGAC
Proteins encoded:
- a CDS encoding RNA polymerase sigma factor, yielding MSDRRFDDFYVFDYPRLVAAVRLITGSVDAARDAVDEACARAWERVERGDDIEVLGAWIRVVAINVARGGIRRRASERRAVYWLTATAERNATEPYGARETAIDIHRLLAALPRRQREVVVLHYLLDQSVAAIATELHIAEGTVKAALNRARHTLADALETQRARS
- a CDS encoding HNH endonuclease signature motif containing protein; the protein is VLLCDANVERIIMGAGRRPLDIGRLAHDVPKPMRRAVVARDCRCRFPGCGRRARWCDVHHVLAWIFGGHTKVGNLVLLCPYHHHLIHRWGWHTTFDGDTFTVTRDDGELVGSTRNARPARAGP